The Brassica oleracea var. oleracea cultivar TO1000 chromosome C6, BOL, whole genome shotgun sequence genome includes a region encoding these proteins:
- the LOC106300765 gene encoding uncharacterized protein LOC106300765: protein MEIKVKPKALESELIATKVEDDMKKMKECVLIGQAADEEITKEQETMTTMEEGLRQNSDETKQDLSKSDSRSSSLERIKKLENDRDSSQNAENTQKQEEKKKGNNNMKHKKASSHVWDCGSSLYDSFELNSFKRQLDSAISASSARTMSMSHLPDRRLPLLNSLSPESPLPPPPVTSCSSSGNKKHSNKISRSLQRFLKSVFRPKHHQTLSSSTPPSPVHKGAGHGGVGDRDRYYVVYDKSGSLTTIPESTEKEVGPENNSLVRKTVSERFPASRVAGISCA from the exons ATGGAGATCAAAGTCAAACCAAAAGCCTTAGAGTCAGAGCTTATAGCAACTAAAGTGGAAGATGATATGAAGAAGATGAAAGAGTGTGTGCTGATTGGTCAAGCTGCAGATGAAGAGATTACTAAAGAACAAGAAACTATGACGACCATGGAGGAGGGTTTAAGACAAAACTCAGATGAAACAAAACAAGATCTATCTAAAAGTGACTCAAGATCATCATCGCTTGAAAGGATAAAAAAGTTGGAAAATG ACAGAGATTCGAGCCAGAACGCAGAAAACACCCAAAAGCAAGAAGAGAAGAAGAAAGGGAATAATAACATGAAACACAAGAAGGCTAGTTCACACGTGTGGGACTGTGGTAGCTCTCTCTACGACTCTTTCGAGCTCAACTCGTTCAAACGGCAACTCGACTCAGCTATATCTGCTTCCTCCGCCAGAACTATGTCCATGTCTCACCTCCCCGACCGCCGTCTACCTCTTCTTAACTCGCTCTCGCCGGAATCTCCTCTTCCTCCTCCGCCGGTTACTTCTTGTTCCTCCTCCGGAAACAAGAAACATTCGAACAAGATCTCTCGTTCTCTTCAGAGATTCTTGAAATCAGTGTTCAGACCAAAACATCACCAAACTCTGTCCTCAAGCACTCCTCCTTCGCCGGTCCACAAAGGGGCCGGTCACGGCGGCGTCGGCGATAGAGATCGATACTACGTCGTTTATGACAAGTCAGGATCGTTGACCACCATTCCAGAGTCAACAGAGAAAGAAGTGGGCCCGGAGAATAACTCTCTTGTTAGGAAAACCGTGTCCGAGAGATTCCCGGCGAGTCGAGTCGCTGGTATATCATGTGCATGA